In one Flavobacteriales bacterium genomic region, the following are encoded:
- a CDS encoding RNA polymerase sigma factor RpoD/SigA yields MRQLKITKSITNRESQSLDKYLQEIGKEGLITADQEVELARRIKEGDNKALEKLVKANLRFVVSVAKQYQNQGLSLPDLINEGNLGLIKAAQRFDETRGFKFISYAVWWIRQSILQALAEQSRIVRLPLNQVGSLNKINKAFAKLEQEFERPPSADELAASLDLPPEKVADTMKVSGRHISMDAPFVEGESNSLLDVLPNNDSTPADRLLLNESLSKEIERALSTLTERERDVVKLFFGIGINHGLTLEEIGAKFDLTRERVRQIKEKAIRRLRHTSRSKLLKAYLG; encoded by the coding sequence ATGCGTCAACTCAAGATTACCAAGTCGATCACCAACAGGGAAAGCCAGTCGCTGGACAAATACCTGCAGGAAATCGGCAAGGAAGGCCTGATCACCGCCGATCAGGAGGTGGAGCTCGCGCGGCGCATCAAGGAAGGGGATAACAAAGCCTTGGAGAAGCTGGTGAAGGCCAACCTCCGCTTCGTGGTTTCTGTGGCCAAGCAGTACCAGAACCAGGGCCTTAGCCTGCCCGACCTCATCAACGAGGGCAACCTGGGCCTGATCAAGGCGGCACAGCGCTTCGATGAGACGCGCGGCTTCAAGTTCATCAGCTATGCCGTGTGGTGGATCCGCCAGAGCATCCTTCAGGCGCTGGCCGAACAGAGCCGCATCGTGCGCCTGCCGCTCAACCAGGTGGGCTCGCTGAACAAGATCAACAAGGCCTTCGCCAAGCTGGAGCAGGAGTTCGAGCGCCCGCCAAGCGCCGATGAGCTCGCCGCCAGCCTCGACCTGCCCCCCGAGAAGGTGGCTGACACCATGAAGGTGAGCGGCCGTCACATCAGCATGGATGCTCCCTTCGTGGAGGGCGAGAGCAACAGCCTGCTCGATGTGCTGCCCAACAACGATAGCACCCCCGCCGATCGCCTTCTGCTCAACGAGTCGCTGAGCAAGGAGATCGAGCGCGCCCTCAGCACCCTCACCGAGCGCGAGCGCGACGTGGTGAAGCTCTTCTTCGGCATCGGCATCAACCACGGCCTCACCCTGGAGGAGATCGGCGCCAAGTTCGACCTCACCCGCGAGCGGGTGCGCCAGATCAAGGAGAAGGCCATCAGGCGATTGCGGCACACCAGCCGCAGCAAGCTGCTGAAGGCCTACCTCGGATGA
- a CDS encoding glyceraldehyde-3-phosphate dehydrogenase — protein sequence METLEAKTGYEAGLKDFVARERAAVEMLSAVGQLMYGKGVELVFFRNHLLDISTSEALNLFNYAQNVVQKPIDVFTASQVAKALLELDLAPSKIDIGKLTWEFTAAGKKDLDRFLNSTLGGFIGADKHKFEPRDVVLYGFGRIGRIAARELVKQAGKGQQLRLRAIVTRTLTDEEIVKRAALLRNDSVHGAFKGSVVEDIAGKALVINGQRVQLIAANNPEDVDYTAYGISNALIIDNTGAFTKKADLGRHLKAKGVNKVILTAPGKEMPNIVYGINHKDLDVDNEQLISAASCTTNAICPVLKVMEDSVGIEKGHIETVHAYTNDQNLLDNYHKKPRRGRSAAINMVITSTGAGSAVTKAIPSLKDKLTANAVRVPTPNGSLAIMSLNLKRAVTRDEVNEMIRHAALNGDLVNQIHYQIDPELVSSDIIGDTCCSVFDSNATIVGPDGKTAVLYAWYDNEFGYTKQVIRLAKHVAKVRRLIYY from the coding sequence ATGGAAACCCTCGAAGCGAAGACCGGCTATGAGGCCGGACTGAAGGATTTCGTGGCACGGGAGCGTGCCGCGGTAGAGATGCTGAGCGCCGTCGGCCAGCTCATGTACGGCAAGGGCGTTGAGCTCGTCTTCTTCCGCAACCACCTGCTCGACATCAGCACCAGCGAGGCCCTGAACCTCTTCAACTACGCGCAGAACGTGGTGCAGAAGCCGATTGACGTGTTCACTGCCAGCCAGGTGGCCAAGGCGCTGCTCGAGCTGGACCTGGCCCCGAGCAAGATCGACATCGGCAAGCTCACATGGGAGTTCACCGCTGCCGGCAAGAAGGACCTCGACCGGTTCCTCAACTCCACGCTCGGCGGGTTCATCGGCGCCGATAAGCACAAGTTCGAGCCCCGCGATGTGGTGCTCTACGGGTTCGGCCGCATCGGCCGCATCGCCGCTCGTGAGCTGGTGAAGCAGGCCGGCAAGGGACAGCAGCTCCGGCTCCGCGCCATCGTCACCCGCACGCTCACGGACGAGGAGATCGTGAAGCGCGCCGCCCTGCTGCGCAATGACAGCGTGCATGGAGCCTTCAAGGGCAGCGTGGTGGAGGACATCGCCGGCAAGGCCCTGGTCATCAACGGGCAACGCGTGCAGCTCATCGCCGCCAACAACCCCGAGGACGTCGACTACACGGCCTATGGCATCAGCAACGCCCTCATCATCGACAACACGGGGGCCTTCACCAAGAAGGCCGATCTCGGCCGCCACCTGAAGGCCAAGGGCGTCAACAAGGTCATCCTTACTGCCCCCGGCAAGGAGATGCCGAATATCGTCTACGGCATCAACCATAAGGATCTGGATGTGGACAATGAACAGCTGATCAGCGCCGCCAGCTGCACCACCAATGCCATCTGCCCCGTACTGAAGGTGATGGAGGACAGCGTGGGCATCGAGAAAGGGCACATCGAGACGGTTCATGCCTACACCAACGACCAGAACCTGCTGGACAACTACCACAAGAAGCCGCGCCGCGGGCGCAGTGCCGCCATCAACATGGTGATCACCAGCACCGGAGCGGGCAGCGCGGTCACCAAGGCCATCCCCAGCCTGAAGGACAAGCTGACCGCGAACGCCGTGCGCGTTCCCACCCCCAACGGCTCGCTGGCCATCATGAGCCTGAACCTGAAGCGCGCCGTGACCCGCGATGAGGTGAACGAGATGATCCGGCACGCCGCCCTGAACGGCGATCTGGTGAACCAGATCCACTACCAGATCGACCCCGAGCTGGTCAGCAGCGACATCATCGGCGACACCTGCTGCAGCGTGTTCGACAGCAATGCCACCATCGTTGGCCCGGATGGCAAGACCGCTGTGCTCTACGCTTGGTACGACAATGAGTTCGGCTACACCAAGCAGGTGATCCGACTGGCCAAGCATGTGGCCAAGGTGCGCCGCCTGATCTACTACTGA
- a CDS encoding Do family serine endopeptidase, with product MKRALGYFAVGMAGAMVALGVNERFLKRETVAAPSEAAAEPAPVRYVSLPATGSAPVVAVDFTDAAERTVNAVVHVTTQTTVNVRDPFADFFWGYRAPSQQRQQQGAGSGVIISPDGYIITNNHVVEGADKIVVHLNDRRNFEARIVGRDPSTDLAVLKVEATDLATLEYGNSDEVRVGEWVLAVGNPMNLTSTVTAGIVSAKARNINILQYNPERDIFPIESFIQTDAAVNPGNSGGALVNAKGELVGINSAIASTTGSYTGYSFAIPVNIVKKVTSDLVEYGSVQRAYLGVSIRDMDQALAQELQLDRPRGVFVNGLTDGGAAQDAGLEKGDVIVRVGNIAVNNVPQLQEQVGKFKPGDRVPVTILRDGRESVVELTLRGREGATTAAVRGRNDRMEALGAEFRAATDEELRSLKLKSGVKVTAVNGGKFRASGIREGFIITRIDQSVIAAPADVEKALNGKRGGVLVEGVYPNGMKAYYGLGL from the coding sequence ATGAAACGAGCACTGGGCTACTTCGCAGTGGGTATGGCCGGCGCCATGGTGGCGCTGGGCGTGAATGAGCGGTTCCTCAAGCGGGAGACGGTTGCAGCGCCATCGGAGGCAGCCGCTGAGCCGGCTCCGGTCCGGTACGTGTCACTGCCCGCGACCGGCTCCGCGCCGGTGGTGGCTGTGGATTTCACCGATGCAGCCGAGCGGACGGTGAATGCCGTGGTGCACGTGACCACGCAGACCACCGTCAACGTGCGCGACCCCTTCGCCGATTTCTTCTGGGGCTACCGCGCGCCCAGCCAGCAGCGCCAGCAGCAGGGTGCGGGCTCCGGCGTGATCATCAGCCCCGATGGCTACATCATCACCAACAACCACGTGGTGGAGGGCGCTGACAAGATCGTGGTGCACCTCAATGACCGCCGCAACTTCGAGGCGCGGATCGTGGGCCGCGACCCAAGCACCGACCTGGCCGTGCTGAAGGTGGAGGCCACCGACCTGGCCACATTGGAGTACGGGAACAGCGATGAGGTTCGGGTGGGCGAATGGGTGCTAGCCGTGGGCAACCCCATGAACCTCACCAGCACAGTAACGGCCGGCATCGTGAGCGCCAAGGCCCGGAACATCAACATCCTCCAGTACAACCCCGAGCGCGACATCTTCCCCATCGAGAGCTTCATCCAGACGGATGCCGCCGTGAACCCCGGCAACAGCGGCGGCGCCCTGGTGAACGCCAAGGGCGAGCTGGTGGGCATCAACAGCGCCATCGCCAGCACCACCGGATCCTACACGGGTTACTCCTTCGCCATCCCGGTGAACATCGTGAAGAAGGTGACCAGCGACCTTGTGGAGTACGGCAGCGTGCAGCGCGCCTACCTCGGCGTGAGCATCCGCGACATGGACCAGGCCCTGGCGCAGGAGTTGCAACTCGACCGCCCTCGCGGGGTGTTCGTGAACGGTCTGACGGATGGCGGTGCAGCGCAGGACGCCGGCCTGGAGAAAGGAGATGTGATCGTGCGGGTGGGCAACATCGCAGTGAACAACGTGCCGCAGCTGCAGGAGCAGGTGGGCAAGTTCAAGCCCGGCGACCGGGTGCCGGTCACCATCCTGCGCGATGGCCGGGAGAGCGTGGTGGAGCTGACCCTTCGCGGACGAGAGGGCGCCACCACCGCTGCGGTGAGGGGGCGCAATGATCGCATGGAGGCCCTCGGCGCCGAATTCAGGGCCGCGACCGACGAGGAACTCCGCTCCCTGAAGCTCAAGAGCGGGGTGAAGGTGACCGCGGTGAACGGCGGGAAGTTCCGGGCCAGCGGCATCCGCGAGGGCTTCATCATCACCCGCATCGACCAATCGGTGATTGCGGCACCGGCTGACGTGGAAAAGGCGCTCAACGGCAAACGCGGCGGCGTGCTGGTGGAAGGGGTCTACCCCAACGGCATGAAGGCCTATTACGGGCTGGGCCTATGA
- a CDS encoding alpha/beta hydrolase, translated as MDIYLVPGLGADHRLFQRLDLAPHPVHPLNWPAMPEGSSLADFARVLADQVDRTRPHALAGVSMGGMVVQEMAALTRPVRTVVISSWKGPQEMPPPIRVLRGTHAERILTPAFMKRTLPLIRWQMGVETEADKALFDAFIAATPLEQVRVQIAAVLAWEGPSRPVEGLVHIHGSGDRLMPIWHIQRPLRVEGGGHFMVHNRAEDVSQLVLQALEAQATPSGNGTSL; from the coding sequence ATGGACATCTATCTGGTGCCCGGTCTTGGCGCGGACCATCGCCTGTTCCAGCGGCTGGATCTCGCCCCGCACCCGGTGCATCCGTTGAACTGGCCGGCGATGCCCGAAGGCAGTTCCTTGGCCGACTTTGCGCGCGTGCTGGCCGACCAGGTGGATCGGACGCGTCCACATGCCTTGGCGGGGGTGAGCATGGGCGGCATGGTGGTGCAGGAGATGGCCGCGCTCACCCGACCGGTGCGTACGGTGGTCATCTCGAGCTGGAAGGGCCCGCAGGAGATGCCGCCGCCCATCCGCGTGCTGCGTGGCACGCATGCCGAGCGCATCCTGACCCCGGCATTTATGAAGCGCACCTTGCCGTTGATACGCTGGCAGATGGGCGTGGAGACGGAGGCGGACAAGGCCCTGTTCGATGCCTTCATCGCCGCCACGCCACTGGAGCAGGTGCGGGTGCAGATTGCCGCAGTGCTCGCATGGGAGGGGCCATCACGCCCGGTGGAAGGGCTGGTCCACATTCACGGAAGTGGCGACCGATTGATGCCCATCTGGCATATCCAGCGGCCGCTCCGGGTGGAAGGCGGCGGGCATTTTATGGTGCACAACCGGGCGGAGGACGTGTCGCAGCTGGTGCTCCAGGCCTTGGAGGCGCAGGCAACGCCCTCCGGTAACGGCACGTCCTTATAA
- the hutH gene encoding histidine ammonia-lyase, with protein MSGTKKQRTTQPHPIGTVGLELAELAHILQSGISINLADDAVAAIKRSHAYLSDRLKKSDAPIYGVNTGFGSLYDKSIAKKDLAQLQKNLVMSHACGSGEPVPAEIVRAMLVLKVQNMAFGHSAVAPTTVQRLVDMYNADMLPVVYERGSLGASGDLAPLAHLSLPLLGLGEVVLAGKRMTSAQALKKLGWKPLELGPKEGLALLNGTQFMNAYASLLTLKATRLAQLADIIGAISLEAYDGRIEPFHPAVHAVRPHPGQAVVAGHFRELLKGSELIKRKKAHVQDPYSFRCIPQVHGASRDAIAYVERVVERELESVTDNPTVFDDDELIISAGNFHGQPLALALDFLAIALAELGSISERRTYKLIGGQRGLPAFLVAEPGLNSGLMIPQYTAASLVSANKQRCMPNSVDTIDSSNGQEDHVSMGAAAAIKTWQVAADVERILAIELFTAAQALEFRRPQRSSAKLESLVAAFREQVPFVRTDVVMHEPMEAALAFVRSCPLD; from the coding sequence ATGAGCGGAACGAAGAAGCAACGGACCACGCAACCCCATCCCATCGGCACGGTAGGCCTTGAACTGGCCGAACTGGCGCATATCCTCCAAAGCGGGATCTCCATCAACCTCGCTGATGATGCCGTTGCCGCCATCAAGCGCAGTCACGCCTACCTCAGCGACCGCCTGAAGAAGAGCGATGCGCCGATCTACGGAGTGAACACCGGCTTCGGTTCGCTCTACGACAAGTCCATCGCGAAGAAGGACCTGGCGCAGTTGCAGAAGAACCTGGTGATGAGCCACGCCTGTGGCAGCGGTGAGCCCGTGCCTGCGGAGATCGTGCGGGCCATGCTGGTGCTGAAGGTGCAGAACATGGCTTTTGGGCATAGCGCTGTGGCCCCGACCACCGTGCAGCGCCTGGTGGACATGTACAATGCTGACATGCTGCCCGTGGTATATGAGCGCGGATCACTGGGCGCCAGTGGCGACCTGGCCCCGCTCGCGCACCTGAGCCTGCCCCTGCTGGGCCTGGGCGAAGTGGTGTTGGCTGGCAAGCGCATGACCAGCGCACAGGCCCTGAAGAAGCTCGGGTGGAAGCCGCTGGAGCTGGGTCCGAAGGAAGGGCTCGCGCTCCTCAACGGCACGCAGTTCATGAACGCCTACGCGTCGTTGCTCACCTTGAAGGCCACACGCCTGGCCCAGCTCGCCGACATCATCGGCGCCATCAGCCTGGAGGCCTACGACGGCCGCATCGAGCCCTTCCATCCCGCCGTGCATGCGGTGCGTCCGCATCCCGGACAGGCCGTGGTGGCCGGACATTTCCGAGAGCTGCTCAAGGGCAGCGAGCTCATCAAGCGGAAGAAGGCCCATGTGCAGGACCCGTACTCCTTCCGCTGCATCCCGCAGGTGCATGGGGCCAGCCGCGACGCCATCGCCTACGTGGAGCGCGTGGTGGAGCGCGAGCTGGAGAGCGTCACCGACAACCCCACGGTGTTCGACGATGATGAGCTGATCATCAGTGCGGGTAACTTCCACGGGCAACCGCTGGCCCTGGCGCTGGACTTCCTCGCCATCGCCCTGGCCGAGCTGGGCAGCATCAGCGAGCGCCGCACCTACAAGCTGATCGGTGGTCAGCGTGGGCTGCCGGCCTTCCTGGTGGCCGAGCCGGGCCTCAACAGCGGGCTCATGATCCCGCAGTACACCGCGGCCTCGCTCGTGAGCGCCAACAAGCAGCGTTGCATGCCCAACAGCGTGGACACCATCGACAGCAGCAACGGCCAGGAGGACCATGTGAGCATGGGTGCTGCGGCCGCGATCAAGACCTGGCAGGTGGCTGCTGATGTGGAACGGATCCTCGCGATCGAGCTGTTCACCGCGGCCCAGGCCCTGGAGTTCCGCCGTCCGCAGCGGAGCTCGGCGAAGTTGGAGTCGCTGGTGGCGGCCTTCCGCGAGCAGGTACCCTTCGTGCGCACCGACGTGGTGATGCACGAGCCGATGGAGGCCGCACTGGCCTTCGTGCGCAGCTGTCCGCTGGATTGA
- the hisS gene encoding histidine--tRNA ligase, with product MATKPSIPKGTRDFGPQEMLRRKYIFNTIERVFQKYGYLPLETPAMEHLETLTGKYGEEGDRLIFKVLKRGAELERALEDRSKGFADEALRYDLTVPFARYVVQHQNDLVFPFKRYQIQPVWRADRPQKGRYREFYQCDADVIGSTSLLSEVELVQLFDDVFTQLGLKVVVKINDRKVLSGIAEVCGQPEKVVDIVTAIDKLDKIGREKVEEEMREKGVSESAIKGIAPLFDLTGSWDEQRAKLEQWLAPSTVAQQGLKDLSFTFAAVGQLKSAVLEFDPTLARGLDYYTGAIFEVKANEGTLQSSICGGGRYDDLTGVFGLKGMSGVGISFGADRIYDVLLETNKFPAELGGSTQLLFANFGEVEAMHCLKLLRQVREAGISAELYPDATKLPKQFTYAEKKGIPYVAIVGESEMQQGVVTLKRMGANEKGTAMSVEAVIGILTT from the coding sequence ATGGCCACCAAGCCCTCCATCCCCAAAGGCACACGCGACTTCGGTCCGCAGGAGATGCTGCGCCGGAAGTACATCTTCAACACCATCGAACGGGTCTTCCAGAAGTACGGCTATCTGCCGCTGGAGACGCCTGCCATGGAGCATCTGGAGACACTCACCGGCAAGTACGGCGAGGAGGGGGATCGGTTGATCTTCAAGGTCCTGAAGCGCGGTGCTGAACTGGAGCGCGCCTTGGAGGACCGTAGCAAGGGCTTCGCGGATGAAGCGCTGCGCTACGACCTCACCGTGCCCTTCGCCCGCTACGTGGTGCAACACCAGAACGACCTGGTCTTCCCCTTCAAGCGCTACCAGATCCAGCCCGTGTGGCGCGCCGACCGTCCGCAGAAGGGCAGGTACCGCGAGTTCTACCAGTGCGATGCGGATGTGATCGGGAGCACGAGTCTGCTGAGCGAGGTGGAACTGGTCCAGCTCTTCGATGATGTCTTCACCCAGCTCGGTCTGAAGGTGGTGGTGAAGATCAACGACCGCAAGGTGCTCAGCGGCATCGCCGAAGTGTGCGGTCAGCCGGAGAAGGTGGTGGACATCGTCACCGCCATCGACAAGCTGGACAAGATCGGGCGCGAGAAGGTGGAGGAGGAGATGCGGGAGAAGGGCGTGAGCGAGTCCGCGATCAAGGGCATTGCGCCGCTGTTCGACCTCACCGGCAGCTGGGACGAACAACGGGCCAAGCTCGAGCAATGGCTGGCCCCTTCCACTGTGGCCCAGCAGGGGTTGAAGGACCTATCGTTCACCTTCGCGGCCGTGGGCCAGTTGAAGAGCGCGGTGCTCGAGTTCGATCCCACCCTCGCCCGCGGCCTCGACTACTACACCGGCGCCATCTTCGAGGTGAAGGCCAACGAAGGCACGCTGCAGAGCAGCATCTGTGGTGGCGGCCGCTACGACGACCTCACGGGCGTGTTCGGCCTGAAGGGCATGAGCGGTGTGGGCATCAGCTTCGGGGCCGACCGCATCTACGACGTGCTGCTGGAGACGAACAAGTTCCCCGCGGAGCTGGGCGGCAGCACGCAGCTGCTCTTCGCCAACTTCGGCGAGGTGGAGGCGATGCACTGTTTGAAGCTTCTGCGTCAGGTGCGTGAGGCCGGCATTTCGGCGGAGCTCTACCCCGATGCCACCAAGCTGCCCAAGCAGTTCACCTACGCCGAGAAGAAGGGCATCCCCTACGTGGCCATCGTGGGCGAAAGCGAGATGCAGCAGGGCGTGGTGACGTTGAAGCGCATGGGTGCCAACGAGAAGGGCACGGCCATGTCCGTTGAGGCCGTGATCGGAATACTGACCACGTAA